The Astatotilapia calliptera chromosome 22, fAstCal1.2, whole genome shotgun sequence region GAAGACATGCGCGCAGTGGATCTCGTCCCAGAGGACACCAAGATCGATCCAAATGGAGAAGACACGCAGCGGACCCCGAGCAGGGAGGACGctaggaaagagagaaaaagacagagcagGACTACCAGTGAGATATCTAAAAATAGCATCTGTGTTGAACATGGTCCAGGGATGCAGGAAAGATGATTTTGAACAGGAGATCAGTCAAATTTAAGTCAGTTAAGATTTAcgaatttctctctctctctctctctcgcacgcacgcacgcacgcacgcacgcacgcacgcacgcacgcacgcacacacacacacacacacacaaatatatataaagtATAACTTTTGCTCATGTAATGCTTTCGATTCCATTTAAAGTTCGCCGTCATTCacatcttctgtttgtttttctcctgcaGACAGCATTTGTCATAAATGCAGTAAAAGTTTACACAGGTTCATTTTCCCTCAGCTGAAATGTGCTGAGTCTTCGCTCCCTTTGATGGACAGAGATATTACACCTCTCTGACTCTGAGGGCAAATCTTGCAGCAATAACAGTTTTCCAGCTCACAGCATAGCTCACCTTTCAGGCACAGGCGCTGTGTTATGAACTGGATAAAAGTCTGCCTGCTGTTGCTTTTATGTTGCAACCACTGTAAACAATGTCCACACACTGATTAACTTTCAccattttttcttattgttcTTAAGTATTCCTCTACTTGTTTCACTTATATCCTTTGCTTTATATCTGCTCTGTTAAGCCCTTACATTTAATTTTCCCTACCTCTTATAGGGTGTCCACATCCTGCACATCCTAAAAAAATATGTCTCACATTTTGATTGTCTgtggttttaaaaagttaacgcTATGAGACAGACACTTTTATAAAGCCTGGTTTTTATCCAGTAGCAATAAAGAAGCAAGTGGAGACTCTCGGTATGGGTCAAGTGCAGGTTAACCTGGCAGTTGAGAACAATTTTAACAgttattagaataaaaaaagtgAATTAATGGGTGTAGGAAAATGGACAGAACACCACCAGGACTAGTTTTCTTTGATACTCTTTGCACTGAGTGTGAGTTGAAAAAGTCTCACATATCACTGATAAAGtccaattttaattttaattttctgttgtttgttttttaattcttcaGGGACATATGTTTGGCTTTTCTTCCTTCTGTTCAGTATAGACCTTTTGCATGCCATCCATCCCAAACAAGTGCTCTGGTCTCTAGAGGTTAAatcaaaatataactttttcaagaaactgcaaaaaacataTCTGGAGTGGAAGCCACATCTGGTCTTCAACTGGAACATTGTGACACCTTGATTGTTTTCTCACTCAGCCATTCTGttatagatttgctgctgtgctcttGCATGATACAGTTTCGGCAGAGCTTTAggtgtcagacagatggcctcatattTGACTTTAGAATACTTTGGTTTACAAAGTCAAATGGTTGGTTCAATGACCGCAACAAGCCCTAATCATCATGCCTGCACCATCATGCTTAACAGTTGATgtggtgtttttggttttcttgatTTGGATTCTGTGCATTAAACATGCAGAAGTATTGTAGTTTGCTCATACGTATCTTTGCAAACCCAAGTCGTGCTGCTATGTTCTTTCTTAGAGAGAAGGATCCTGGTAGCATACTTTACATTTGAGATGTTAAACAAGGCCTCTGGAGTGTGACCTAGGGGTGAATTTGCTTAAACATCTACCTTAGGAAATGTATTGTTTGAACACTCACCTGAATGTTCCataccagcaaactgccaagtCTTCTGCTATTATACactgatgatcaattaatcaagtgcatttgattatctATTCCAATGGAAGCAGTAAGAGTGTACTGAGATATCCACATGACCATAGGAACAGGAAGGTTGACCTGAATGTGAATAGTACTACTTTCACTAAGCATGCCATCAGTAATCAGTGAAATAAACGTTATTGACCTacctttattctttaaattgtacatgcagatgaaaaatcaaacagaaatCACCTAgagcaagaagaaaaatataatagcTTCAACTTAAAATCTATTAATAATTGATCTCTGTTACATAAACTCTTCGGTATGTTGGTCAACATTTCAGACGTCTGGACTCTGAAACCAAACAAATgggttgtttgcttttttccgTTGTTGCTGTTACAAAAAGCTCCTCGCTCCTCACAGGCTGAATCATTTCCTTCACATTCACAGGTGAGTGGCTGCAGGGATTTGTGATAAAAATAACGAGgtagaaataatttaaaaatgtctaaTGTActcacagttgatttttttttctttccctgatTTCTGTCTGTTGTTTTGTCCTCTTTAGTTTCTTCTGGTATTACTTGAAAATTTTGTTacctatttttaattttgtttaataaaataacaaaaaatatttaaagtcagtGAGCGTGAACCGAAATCAGGGAGActtgtttcattaaaaatacCCCAAATCTTGTCCGAACTGTAAACGgcagcatgagtgtgtgtgtgtgtttcgagTCCCTGAATGTGttatccattttttttatttgcacaaAGTCAAATCCCTGCCTCTTATCTCGGCGTGACAATGCTGGAaactctgctttttgttttggttttcagaCGTGACAGTCCTTTCAATCACGATGAGGAGCTCTGTGGTGTTTTGCCTAGCTGTCAGCTTTGCCATGCTTGGATTTggtaaggggaaaaaaggaactcttttattttttttttcctaaaaagtGCAGCCAAGTGGGGCTAAGTCATAGAGATTATCAGCCTGAGGGAACATTTTAGCAGATCACTGTGCTGTTTGCATGTTCTGCTGTCATGTCATGTGCCTCCACTTATAAATATTAATTCACGTCTCTGGACATGCAGTTTGCTTTGTGCAAAGTTggattgctgtttttttctatatttttggggggtttcttTTATTGACAAGTTCctaaaatattaatgaaatatAGCAAACATGAGGCTACTGCAcatgtttttcagatttttacagTCCATGAGACTTTTATTTTGCCTTTGCCTTAAAGAAAAAGTTGTGAAATATACTCATTTTCTTtcctgcaaaaacagaaaacagatctCCATCCAAAGTCATGTAATCAGTGTGAACACACCAGAATTATCAGTTTAGTGTCACTTAATTTCCAGAGAAGgtttaacattttattgtctGCCTTGAAGCACTTCCTTACTATCAAGGACACCCTCGTAAACCGATTAATGCATTTTGGGGCAATTTGGGGTGCCAACCTTCATGTCCCCTTTTTAAATGCCTTCACTTTCCTTTAGGGCTCTCTTCATGTTGATTTTCAGGAGCCCAAAGTGGCCATATTTAGACAAAAGCTAAATCCAGCTAAACTTAGTTAGAAAGCCACATCCATAGACTCTatgaatgcaacacaaaaaaggTACTGCAGGTCATCTACCcgttggaaggttggtggtttgatccccagcTACTCCAAATGCATGTTGAGGTATCACTGAGGTATCCTTGAACAAGTTACTGAACcttgtgtgtgagtatgtgagTATGTTAGACAAAAGGCTTAGATGTAGAAAAAAGCACTTGTATGAATGCGTGTGTAAACGGATGAATGAGGTGCAGGTGCTTGTGCCGagacacctgtcagtcaaaggaCCCACACTCTGAACTTTGAGTCTGCaggcatgtttatttatttttaaaaaaaatactataataCTAACATGAGAGACCCTGGGATTCACTCATTTTTTGAGACAGCCTAGTGGTCATTAGAGGAactttagaggaactgcagtttttggcaatCAGCGGTGGTTTTATATATGAGACCTGGGGGTTGCCAATTATGGAGGGCCaaagtatgtcaaaatgaatttaaataaatacatcatccAACAATTTAATGagtaattaatttattaattaaataaaatcagttcatttattgaaaacatttaagacattttttaatttccatTTTTAATCAATTAATGCCAgatttaattaataatataattagttaattaattatttccagTTTTCATACTGacacaatttattcattatttaacgatgtatttatttaactcATTTTGGCACTCATGGCCCTCCATAGTCCTTTAATCATTATGAAAACTGAGTGACTATTTGAGCTGTTTTAGAGCTCTTTTCTTAAAGCTTGTTCTCAGGCATGAGCATCCTTAAAtacatcataaataaataaaattcccaACCACTGactaaatctaaatctaatcTAAAGCTAAACAATGTGAACTCTGCAACTCTTCTCCAGGCCTCTCGCTGCAGTGTTACTCCTGCCCGGGTGGGTCTTCCCAGAACTGTGCAGTCAAGCAGGAGTGTAGCCAGGGGAAGGACTCCTGCCTCAAACTCACCAGTGGTGGTAAGCATTGTTcaggacaaaagacaaacataaaTCTGTCTATAGCATGAGTGTGTTAAACAACTTATTATGGAATGAAGGGATTACCTAATAAGGTGAAGAATGCATTTTTCATTAAACTGTGACACATTGCTCTTAacagtaatgataataataacagtaatccactgacaaacacaaaagcaaTTCTAGATTTTGCATTCTTTTGTTTGCGTTTCACTAAATTTCAGCAATATTGAAAAACTTCATTTGAATTATAAACAAATTCAATTTATTATAAAGTAAGAAAACATATTTCCTGCACAGATTCTATTTGGAAAATGCTTCTTTTCaaagttttattagttttttgttAAAATTGGCTATTGTGCAAGTTATTTCAAATCAAAATTCACAATTGTATGTATTTGTTAATCTGACAATACTGACCTCGCACTGCCTCACCTCAGGCAAGACCTACACTGAATGTTTGCGGTATGCAGACTGTGACTTCATGACTCTGGCTGTCAGATACTCCCTCCCTGACTTCACCTTCTCCTGTTGTCAGAAAACACTCTGCAACGGTGAAGAAAAGACTTTGCTTGAGAAATTGAAAGATTTGTTTggttaaatgattaaaaagaaagaaagaaatcaagtAAAAAGGTTGATTCTTATGTAACACTTAATTCTTTTGCTGCATTTACTAATTGTTATAGGCTGAACAATAAAGTCTTAAATTGTGTGCTGACTTTGACGTGGACTTTTTGGACGAGTTGCAAACAGTCACTGCCTTTCTGTAGGAAGTGCGCTTTTAAGATCAGACACTGGGGTGAACAAAGCAGCGATGAAACATCTTAACATTTGACTGATCTGATGTCAGGGACAAACATGGGAGGAAACTGGAAGGTTCGCTGGTGCATTCCTGCTGGTGTGGTGTGCTGCAGACCATATGCCTTTCTACATTCATCCACACTGCATACTCTGCACATGAACTAATTTCTGTCtgatacaaagaaaaacaaaggagacTAGGATGCACCCAAAAGAATATTAAGCTGCAtttaagcaagaaaaaaattgtCCTTGAAgttatcttttcttttgtcactgttggggtttttttttttttggtagttGAAACCTTTTGGTCAGCTGGGGGAATTTCTTTGATGCCTTGGTGTCTTCTCTCTGTGCTTGTGTGGGCTTTCTTCCTTCTATAGTCCCACGTAATGTAAGTTAGATCAGCTGGGTGATTTTACATTAGATTCAGGTAAGGATTTAAGTGTTTTCTCACTTTATTACTGGACTGGTGACCTTTCCCACCTTGCTCTTTGTCAGGTGGAACCACATTTGACCCTCAGAACCATCTTAATTGTTCATGGCACAcactcaacaaggtgctggaaacattccactgtgttcataaatgctcttctgcatcctttggttgtaatgagtgattatttgagttattgttgCCTTCTAATCAGCAGTTTAACCATTTTTctttgacctctggcatcaattAGGTATTCTCTCCTTGAGAACTGCACCTCACTTAATATTTTCTCCCCATAGATGATTGTGTAGTAaacttcaaagtcacttaaatcacctttcttctcctTCTGATGCTCACTTTGACCATGCCTACATAAATGCACTGAATTGCTGACATGTCACTGGCTGATTTGATATTTGCTTTAATTAGCTGCATAACAGATATACCTAACAAAGGTCCTTTTCTTTTGACTTGATGATTTCGTTCTaagattttcctttctttctgtattattgtaattAATAAATTTGGAGCATGAAtaatttaatattatatattttccTAAAATGACCTCGAACACTTTCATAAATCCTTGATATTATTTTGACTATTGCCTACACAATAAACACTGTTTGCTGTGACACTTCACATCAAGTTGcggcatccatccatccatttctaTTTTTTGGTCGAGTCTCAGTGGCAGAAGGCTAAAAAGAGTATTCCAGACATTCCCTTCCCAAACCTTCAGGAAATCCCAAGTTTGTCCCAGGGCAGATGACTCTTGTCAAACGGATGCCCCAAAATTCTCATAGAAGAGGGAGATAGAAGGCACCCTAACCCAAGTATGTATGTAATTTTAATACAACTACACTGGACTGATGAATTATTTGGCCATGATCAAACAGCCATATTGATTAAACCACAACAAGTACACAGATTCATTAATGATGTAATATCATAATTGAGGGTTTTTACTCCATCCGCGTTTGCAAAAGCACTCTGTACAAGTTTTGAATCAGTCTACAGTCAGAAATCAGCCTGTTAGACTGCCAGAGTGTCTGCTGCAGCCCttgaataataattaaaagcGAACAGAGTTTCTAAGCAAACTGCAATATTTGCCTCCAGCCAATTACAGAATAATGTGAAGAAGACAGAAATGTATGTGCGTGACTGTCTGGGGCCTGTTTCTGCAGCAGTGAGCGAGTACAGTGTCTTAATTTGTTGACTTTAATTAAAAGACGGACAACATCTGTTACCTGGAACCGTGAGTGTGTGCGCCCGTGTGTGTTTACCTAACGCTCTATCCTCAAGAGGTCTTCACACATCACAAGACAAGATTGACAGGTTTTATTCTGTGAGTAAAATCCACATCTTTTCACGTGGAAAGTGAAAGGTTATATGATACACATCCATGCACAACAAGGCATGGTGGCATTGTGTGCAAGTATGCGTGCGCGTGTTTGCGTGCATGTGAGTGCGTGAGCATTGTACAACCCCGTCCAGGTGGCCagataattaaaaacatttctcaCACTTGATTTTACATCGCAGCCTCAACGCTAACATCTGGCTGATCAAGAGAGGAAACGACCAGGTGTCTGTGCACGTGTgtgaaagagtgtgtgtgtctgtgttgattaaattattttgttatgTAATCAGAGGATAACAAAGACTAATAAACTAAgaaacaactagagtc contains the following coding sequences:
- the LOC113015259 gene encoding CD59 glycoprotein-like; the encoded protein is MRSSVVFCLAVSFAMLGFGLSLQCYSCPGGSSQNCAVKQECSQGKDSCLKLTSGGKTYTECLRYADCDFMTLAVRYSLPDFTFSCCQKTLCNGEEKTLLEKLKDLFG